One Electrophorus electricus isolate fEleEle1 chromosome 13, fEleEle1.pri, whole genome shotgun sequence DNA segment encodes these proteins:
- the map7a gene encoding ensconsin isoform X2: protein MLTLIGSTVFSKTHALRFQLVYAGLVQSDEPRGTANWSRRVAEPAVGTAIGRSATMPAPFTDLAGQQSNWRPAGRTAALSIRPEEGKKMDGLSRRQRGARPDAESQPERMRPALGLPVVTSVRIGSHGRNGTAAEPHALKVDERLRLARKRREEHLKQRASRERGWLAREERARRCYEQHLEERRKKLEEHRQREERRRMAVENKRRQRLKEERERYESVVRRTTERSQKAKQRVVNCSQRGGSGARSNTNAKRRLLSQWEVDLVSRLQTPTISYLARSRSAVCLSKGEAVHVCRRSASCHSVSSKPFQKLRQSCGEPPHRGVIRPGVNSPSIVGPGVKGPSIVGPGVNGPSIVGPGVKGPSIVGPGVNGPSIVGPGVKGPSIVGPGVNGPSIVGPGVKGPSIVGPGVKGPSIVGPGVNSPCIMCPGVNNPSNASSGMNSASFVGPGVNSSSQRASHKDQSHTAAAGVTFPSGTVVKDRTTPSTAYLTDKALIRAPLRQAPPKPEALPPLLEEEDPEPDCLLRPPQHQPHLSAALCLGELVLLKPGPAGPPFSPACPQTARALSLIGAGTQGGSSAGTTDPERASRLLAEKRRRARLQRETEQGECRQIEESERLARQIAVERVSTEARASQQQEERKRKKEEEQRKAEEEDARRQSEEEGTLRLQRDEEEARQRVIAEQPRLERERRFQREEAERQERKKRLEEIMKRTRKTDAAENKPASSSTTMKDILPNENVKPIPSLPLEDVIRLPSPAKASKIGLGSEEDLLPAVAFKERRSLRTLAGLEEIQAHQQAEVI from the exons ATGTTAACGCTCATTGGCTCTACGGTGTTTTCCAAGACACACGCCCTACGATTCCAACTTGTTTACGCTGGACTTGTACAG TCAGACGAGCCCAGAGGAACAGCCAACTGGAGCAGACGAGTCGCAGAGCCTGCAGTGGGCACAGCGATCGGGCGCAGCGCCACTATGCCAGCCCCGTTCACAGACCTGGCCGGACAGCAGAGCAACTGGAGGCCGGCTGGCAGGACTGCGGCCCTCTCCATACGTCCAGAGGAGGGCAAGAAGATGGATGGCTTGTCCAGGAGGCAGAGAG GGGCCCGCCCTGACGCAGAGTCCCAACCCGAGCGTATGCGACCAGCCTTGGGTCTCCCCGTGGTCACGTCAGTACGGATCGGTAGCCACGGGAGAAATGGGACCGCCGCAG AGCCACACGCTCTAAAGGTGGACGAGAGACTGCGACTGGCTCGTAAGCGGAGAGAGGAGCACCTCAAGCAGCGCG CGTCACGGGAGCGTGGCTGGTTAGCCCGAGAGGAGAGAGCCCGGAGGTGCTACGAGCAGCATCTGGAGGAGCGCCGCAAAAAGCTGGAGGagcacaggcagagagaggagaggaggcgcaTGGCTGTGGAGAACAAACGTCGGCAGAGGCTGAAAGAGGAGCGG GAACGGTACGAGTCTGTGGTACGGAGGACCACGGAAAGGAGCCAGAAAGCCAAACAGAGGGTAGTCAACTGCTCTCAGAGGGGAGGGAGTGGTGCCAGGAGCAACACAAACG CTAAACGCCGCTTGCTAAGTCAGTGGGAGGTAGACCTGGTTAGCCGCCTCCAGACTCCCACAATCTCTTACTTAGCCAGGAGCAGGAGTGCTGTATGCCTGTCAAAAGGAGAAG CGGTTCATGTGTGTCGACGTTCAGCTTCATGCCACTCTGTGAGCTCTAAACCCTTTCAAAAACTCCGGCAGAGCTGTGGTGAACCTCCCCACAGGGGTGTCATCCGTCCAGGGGTGAACAGTCCCAGCATCGTGGGCCCTGGGGTGAAGGGTCCCAGCATCGTGGGCCCTGGGGTGAACGGTCCCAGCATCGTGGGCCCTGGGGTGAAGGGTCCCAGCATCGTGGGCCCTGGGGTGAACGGTCCCAGCATCGTGGGCCCTGGGGTGAAGGGTCCCAGCATCGTGGGCCCTGGGGTGAACGGTCCCAGCATCGTGGGCCCTGGGGTGAAGGGTCCCAGCATCGTGGGCCCTGGGGTGAAGGGTCCCAGCATCGTGGGCCCTGGGGTGAACAGCCCCTGTATCATGTGCCCTGGGGTGAACAACCCCAGCAATGCAAGCTCTGGGATGAACAGTGCTAGTTTTGTGGGCCCTGGAGTAAATAGTTCCAGCCAAAGGGCCTCCCACAAGGACCAG tCTCATACAGCAGCTGCTGGAGTTACCTTCCCCTCAGGCACAGTCGTAAAGGACAGAACAACACCTTCAACAGCATACCTAACAGACAA GGCTTTGATTAGAGCACCTCTGAGACAAGCCCCGCCCAAACCCGAGGCCTTGCCCCCCCTCCTCGAGGAGGAGGATCCCGAGCCTGACTGCTTGCTCCGACCCCCTCAGCATCAGCCTCACCTCTCAGCTGCTCTGTGCTTGGGCGAGCTGGTCCTGCTGAAACCAGGCCCTGCTGGGCCCCCATTCTCTCCAGCATGCCCTCAGACAGCCCGCG CGCTGAGTCTGATTGGTGCTGGAACCCAGGGCGGGTCCTCAGCAGGCACCACAGACCCTGAACGGGCCTCCCGTCTGCTGGCAGAGAAAAGGAGGCGGGCCCGGctgcagagggagacagagcaaGGGGAGTGTAGGCAGATAGAGGAGTCAGAGAG GCTAGCCCGTCAGATAGCTGTGGAAAGAGTAAGTACAGAGGCAAGGGCCTCCcaacagcaggaggagaggaagaggaagaaggaagaaGAACAAAGGAAAGCTGAGGAGGAGGATGCTCGCAGGCAGAGCGAGGAGGAAGGAACATTACGGCTACAG AGGGATGAGGAGGAGGCTCGTCAGAGGGTGATAGCAGAGCAGCCgcggctagagagagagagaaggttccAGAGAGAGGAGGCTGAGCGCCAGGAGAGGAAAAAG CGACTAGAAGAAATTATGAAACGAACAAGGAAAACAGATGCTGCTGAAAAT AAACCTGCTTCATCCAGTACCACAATGAAAGACATTCTGCCAAATGAGAACGTGAAGCCCATTCCCAGTCTTCCTTTAGAAGATGTTATTAGGCTACCTAGCCCTGCGAAGGCATCCAAGATCGGCTTGGGGAGTGAGGAGGATCTACTTCCTGCAGTGGCTTTCAAGGAGCGCAGATCTCTCCGCACTCTTGCAGGTCTGGAGGAGATCCAGGCTCATCAGCAGGCGG AAGTCATCTAG
- the map7a gene encoding ensconsin isoform X3, producing the protein MPAPFTDLAGQQSNWRPAGRTAALSIRPEEGKKMDGLSRRQRGARPDAESQPERMRPALGLPVVTSVRIGSHGRNGTAAEPHALKVDERLRLARKRREEHLKQRASRERGWLAREERARRCYEQHLEERRKKLEEHRQREERRRMAVENKRRQRLKEERERYESVVRRTTERSQKAKQRVVNCSQRGGSGARSNTNAKRRLLSQWEVDLVSRLQTPTISYLARSRSAVCLSKGEAVHVCRRSASCHSVSSKPFQKLRQSCGEPPHRGVIRPGVNSPSIVGPGVKGPSIVGPGVNGPSIVGPGVKGPSIVGPGVNGPSIVGPGVKGPSIVGPGVNGPSIVGPGVKGPSIVGPGVKGPSIVGPGVNSPCIMCPGVNNPSNASSGMNSASFVGPGVNSSSQRASHKDQFWASNSNLEIIEWVKKNPQSHTAAAGVTFPSGTVVKDRTTPSTAYLTDKALIRAPLRQAPPKPEALPPLLEEEDPEPDCLLRPPQHQPHLSAALCLGELVLLKPGPAGPPFSPACPQTARALSLIGAGTQGGSSAGTTDPERASRLLAEKRRRARLQRETEQGECRQIEESERLARQIAVERVSTEARASQQQEERKRKKEEEQRKAEEEDARRQSEEEGTLRLQRDEEEARQRVIAEQPRLERERRFQREEAERQERKKRLEEIMKRTRKTDAAENKPASSSTTMKDILPNENVKPIPSLPLEDVIRLPSPAKASKIGLGSEEDLLPAVAFKERRSLRTLAGLEEIQAHQQAEVI; encoded by the exons ATGCCAGCCCCGTTCACAGACCTGGCCGGACAGCAGAGCAACTGGAGGCCGGCTGGCAGGACTGCGGCCCTCTCCATACGTCCAGAGGAGGGCAAGAAGATGGATGGCTTGTCCAGGAGGCAGAGAG GGGCCCGCCCTGACGCAGAGTCCCAACCCGAGCGTATGCGACCAGCCTTGGGTCTCCCCGTGGTCACGTCAGTACGGATCGGTAGCCACGGGAGAAATGGGACCGCCGCAG AGCCACACGCTCTAAAGGTGGACGAGAGACTGCGACTGGCTCGTAAGCGGAGAGAGGAGCACCTCAAGCAGCGCG CGTCACGGGAGCGTGGCTGGTTAGCCCGAGAGGAGAGAGCCCGGAGGTGCTACGAGCAGCATCTGGAGGAGCGCCGCAAAAAGCTGGAGGagcacaggcagagagaggagaggaggcgcaTGGCTGTGGAGAACAAACGTCGGCAGAGGCTGAAAGAGGAGCGG GAACGGTACGAGTCTGTGGTACGGAGGACCACGGAAAGGAGCCAGAAAGCCAAACAGAGGGTAGTCAACTGCTCTCAGAGGGGAGGGAGTGGTGCCAGGAGCAACACAAACG CTAAACGCCGCTTGCTAAGTCAGTGGGAGGTAGACCTGGTTAGCCGCCTCCAGACTCCCACAATCTCTTACTTAGCCAGGAGCAGGAGTGCTGTATGCCTGTCAAAAGGAGAAG CGGTTCATGTGTGTCGACGTTCAGCTTCATGCCACTCTGTGAGCTCTAAACCCTTTCAAAAACTCCGGCAGAGCTGTGGTGAACCTCCCCACAGGGGTGTCATCCGTCCAGGGGTGAACAGTCCCAGCATCGTGGGCCCTGGGGTGAAGGGTCCCAGCATCGTGGGCCCTGGGGTGAACGGTCCCAGCATCGTGGGCCCTGGGGTGAAGGGTCCCAGCATCGTGGGCCCTGGGGTGAACGGTCCCAGCATCGTGGGCCCTGGGGTGAAGGGTCCCAGCATCGTGGGCCCTGGGGTGAACGGTCCCAGCATCGTGGGCCCTGGGGTGAAGGGTCCCAGCATCGTGGGCCCTGGGGTGAAGGGTCCCAGCATCGTGGGCCCTGGGGTGAACAGCCCCTGTATCATGTGCCCTGGGGTGAACAACCCCAGCAATGCAAGCTCTGGGATGAACAGTGCTAGTTTTGTGGGCCCTGGAGTAAATAGTTCCAGCCAAAGGGCCTCCCACAAGGACCAG TTTTGGGCATCAAACAGCAACCTTGAAATAATagaatgggtaaaaaaaaatccacagtCTCATACAGCAGCTGCTGGAGTTACCTTCCCCTCAGGCACAGTCGTAAAGGACAGAACAACACCTTCAACAGCATACCTAACAGACAA GGCTTTGATTAGAGCACCTCTGAGACAAGCCCCGCCCAAACCCGAGGCCTTGCCCCCCCTCCTCGAGGAGGAGGATCCCGAGCCTGACTGCTTGCTCCGACCCCCTCAGCATCAGCCTCACCTCTCAGCTGCTCTGTGCTTGGGCGAGCTGGTCCTGCTGAAACCAGGCCCTGCTGGGCCCCCATTCTCTCCAGCATGCCCTCAGACAGCCCGCG CGCTGAGTCTGATTGGTGCTGGAACCCAGGGCGGGTCCTCAGCAGGCACCACAGACCCTGAACGGGCCTCCCGTCTGCTGGCAGAGAAAAGGAGGCGGGCCCGGctgcagagggagacagagcaaGGGGAGTGTAGGCAGATAGAGGAGTCAGAGAG GCTAGCCCGTCAGATAGCTGTGGAAAGAGTAAGTACAGAGGCAAGGGCCTCCcaacagcaggaggagaggaagaggaagaaggaagaaGAACAAAGGAAAGCTGAGGAGGAGGATGCTCGCAGGCAGAGCGAGGAGGAAGGAACATTACGGCTACAG AGGGATGAGGAGGAGGCTCGTCAGAGGGTGATAGCAGAGCAGCCgcggctagagagagagagaaggttccAGAGAGAGGAGGCTGAGCGCCAGGAGAGGAAAAAG CGACTAGAAGAAATTATGAAACGAACAAGGAAAACAGATGCTGCTGAAAAT AAACCTGCTTCATCCAGTACCACAATGAAAGACATTCTGCCAAATGAGAACGTGAAGCCCATTCCCAGTCTTCCTTTAGAAGATGTTATTAGGCTACCTAGCCCTGCGAAGGCATCCAAGATCGGCTTGGGGAGTGAGGAGGATCTACTTCCTGCAGTGGCTTTCAAGGAGCGCAGATCTCTCCGCACTCTTGCAGGTCTGGAGGAGATCCAGGCTCATCAGCAGGCGG AAGTCATCTAG
- the map7a gene encoding ensconsin isoform X1: MLTLIGSTVFSKTHALRFQLVYAGLVQSDEPRGTANWSRRVAEPAVGTAIGRSATMPAPFTDLAGQQSNWRPAGRTAALSIRPEEGKKMDGLSRRQRGARPDAESQPERMRPALGLPVVTSVRIGSHGRNGTAAEPHALKVDERLRLARKRREEHLKQRASRERGWLAREERARRCYEQHLEERRKKLEEHRQREERRRMAVENKRRQRLKEERERYESVVRRTTERSQKAKQRVVNCSQRGGSGARSNTNAKRRLLSQWEVDLVSRLQTPTISYLARSRSAVCLSKGEAVHVCRRSASCHSVSSKPFQKLRQSCGEPPHRGVIRPGVNSPSIVGPGVKGPSIVGPGVNGPSIVGPGVKGPSIVGPGVNGPSIVGPGVKGPSIVGPGVNGPSIVGPGVKGPSIVGPGVKGPSIVGPGVNSPCIMCPGVNNPSNASSGMNSASFVGPGVNSSSQRASHKDQFWASNSNLEIIEWVKKNPQSHTAAAGVTFPSGTVVKDRTTPSTAYLTDKALIRAPLRQAPPKPEALPPLLEEEDPEPDCLLRPPQHQPHLSAALCLGELVLLKPGPAGPPFSPACPQTARALSLIGAGTQGGSSAGTTDPERASRLLAEKRRRARLQRETEQGECRQIEESERLARQIAVERVSTEARASQQQEERKRKKEEEQRKAEEEDARRQSEEEGTLRLQRDEEEARQRVIAEQPRLERERRFQREEAERQERKKRLEEIMKRTRKTDAAENKPASSSTTMKDILPNENVKPIPSLPLEDVIRLPSPAKASKIGLGSEEDLLPAVAFKERRSLRTLAGLEEIQAHQQAEVI; this comes from the exons ATGTTAACGCTCATTGGCTCTACGGTGTTTTCCAAGACACACGCCCTACGATTCCAACTTGTTTACGCTGGACTTGTACAG TCAGACGAGCCCAGAGGAACAGCCAACTGGAGCAGACGAGTCGCAGAGCCTGCAGTGGGCACAGCGATCGGGCGCAGCGCCACTATGCCAGCCCCGTTCACAGACCTGGCCGGACAGCAGAGCAACTGGAGGCCGGCTGGCAGGACTGCGGCCCTCTCCATACGTCCAGAGGAGGGCAAGAAGATGGATGGCTTGTCCAGGAGGCAGAGAG GGGCCCGCCCTGACGCAGAGTCCCAACCCGAGCGTATGCGACCAGCCTTGGGTCTCCCCGTGGTCACGTCAGTACGGATCGGTAGCCACGGGAGAAATGGGACCGCCGCAG AGCCACACGCTCTAAAGGTGGACGAGAGACTGCGACTGGCTCGTAAGCGGAGAGAGGAGCACCTCAAGCAGCGCG CGTCACGGGAGCGTGGCTGGTTAGCCCGAGAGGAGAGAGCCCGGAGGTGCTACGAGCAGCATCTGGAGGAGCGCCGCAAAAAGCTGGAGGagcacaggcagagagaggagaggaggcgcaTGGCTGTGGAGAACAAACGTCGGCAGAGGCTGAAAGAGGAGCGG GAACGGTACGAGTCTGTGGTACGGAGGACCACGGAAAGGAGCCAGAAAGCCAAACAGAGGGTAGTCAACTGCTCTCAGAGGGGAGGGAGTGGTGCCAGGAGCAACACAAACG CTAAACGCCGCTTGCTAAGTCAGTGGGAGGTAGACCTGGTTAGCCGCCTCCAGACTCCCACAATCTCTTACTTAGCCAGGAGCAGGAGTGCTGTATGCCTGTCAAAAGGAGAAG CGGTTCATGTGTGTCGACGTTCAGCTTCATGCCACTCTGTGAGCTCTAAACCCTTTCAAAAACTCCGGCAGAGCTGTGGTGAACCTCCCCACAGGGGTGTCATCCGTCCAGGGGTGAACAGTCCCAGCATCGTGGGCCCTGGGGTGAAGGGTCCCAGCATCGTGGGCCCTGGGGTGAACGGTCCCAGCATCGTGGGCCCTGGGGTGAAGGGTCCCAGCATCGTGGGCCCTGGGGTGAACGGTCCCAGCATCGTGGGCCCTGGGGTGAAGGGTCCCAGCATCGTGGGCCCTGGGGTGAACGGTCCCAGCATCGTGGGCCCTGGGGTGAAGGGTCCCAGCATCGTGGGCCCTGGGGTGAAGGGTCCCAGCATCGTGGGCCCTGGGGTGAACAGCCCCTGTATCATGTGCCCTGGGGTGAACAACCCCAGCAATGCAAGCTCTGGGATGAACAGTGCTAGTTTTGTGGGCCCTGGAGTAAATAGTTCCAGCCAAAGGGCCTCCCACAAGGACCAG TTTTGGGCATCAAACAGCAACCTTGAAATAATagaatgggtaaaaaaaaatccacagtCTCATACAGCAGCTGCTGGAGTTACCTTCCCCTCAGGCACAGTCGTAAAGGACAGAACAACACCTTCAACAGCATACCTAACAGACAA GGCTTTGATTAGAGCACCTCTGAGACAAGCCCCGCCCAAACCCGAGGCCTTGCCCCCCCTCCTCGAGGAGGAGGATCCCGAGCCTGACTGCTTGCTCCGACCCCCTCAGCATCAGCCTCACCTCTCAGCTGCTCTGTGCTTGGGCGAGCTGGTCCTGCTGAAACCAGGCCCTGCTGGGCCCCCATTCTCTCCAGCATGCCCTCAGACAGCCCGCG CGCTGAGTCTGATTGGTGCTGGAACCCAGGGCGGGTCCTCAGCAGGCACCACAGACCCTGAACGGGCCTCCCGTCTGCTGGCAGAGAAAAGGAGGCGGGCCCGGctgcagagggagacagagcaaGGGGAGTGTAGGCAGATAGAGGAGTCAGAGAG GCTAGCCCGTCAGATAGCTGTGGAAAGAGTAAGTACAGAGGCAAGGGCCTCCcaacagcaggaggagaggaagaggaagaaggaagaaGAACAAAGGAAAGCTGAGGAGGAGGATGCTCGCAGGCAGAGCGAGGAGGAAGGAACATTACGGCTACAG AGGGATGAGGAGGAGGCTCGTCAGAGGGTGATAGCAGAGCAGCCgcggctagagagagagagaaggttccAGAGAGAGGAGGCTGAGCGCCAGGAGAGGAAAAAG CGACTAGAAGAAATTATGAAACGAACAAGGAAAACAGATGCTGCTGAAAAT AAACCTGCTTCATCCAGTACCACAATGAAAGACATTCTGCCAAATGAGAACGTGAAGCCCATTCCCAGTCTTCCTTTAGAAGATGTTATTAGGCTACCTAGCCCTGCGAAGGCATCCAAGATCGGCTTGGGGAGTGAGGAGGATCTACTTCCTGCAGTGGCTTTCAAGGAGCGCAGATCTCTCCGCACTCTTGCAGGTCTGGAGGAGATCCAGGCTCATCAGCAGGCGG AAGTCATCTAG